One part of the Anaeromyxobacter sp. Fw109-5 genome encodes these proteins:
- the rpsT gene encoding 30S ribosomal protein S20, which yields MANTASAEKRNRQAQKRRARNVQVRTGVKSAVKKAREAITQGDGNAARDAFKAAARALEKASSKGVVHKNAASRKISRLAKAAAKVAAAK from the coding sequence TTGGCGAACACCGCATCGGCCGAGAAGCGCAACCGTCAGGCGCAGAAGCGCCGCGCCCGCAACGTTCAGGTCCGCACCGGCGTGAAGAGCGCCGTGAAGAAGGCCCGCGAGGCGATCACCCAGGGCGACGGCAACGCCGCCCGCGACGCCTTCAAGGCGGCCGCCCGCGCCCTCGAGAAGGCGAGCTCGAAGGGCGTCGTCCACAAGAACGCGGCTTCGCGGAAGATCTCGCGGCTCGCCAAGGCGGCCGCCAAGGTCGCGGCCGCGAAGTAG
- the lptE gene encoding LPS assembly lipoprotein LptE has product MAVALSACGYALETRYVAQGGAEHIHVRAFENLSTEASLGAELTSALRTELARRGAAAGPGAPAELVGEVRAGAPGPSSPESATWRIGVEVRARLVVDGATVSERTVRRETDYLAGVGADALETEGRRALALRRVTEEAARELLRAFER; this is encoded by the coding sequence GTGGCGGTGGCGCTCTCCGCCTGCGGCTACGCGCTCGAGACGCGCTACGTGGCGCAGGGGGGCGCGGAGCACATCCACGTGCGCGCCTTCGAGAACCTGTCGACGGAGGCGTCCCTCGGCGCCGAGCTGACGTCCGCGTTGCGCACCGAGCTCGCGCGCCGCGGGGCGGCGGCGGGGCCGGGCGCACCGGCGGAGCTCGTAGGGGAGGTGCGCGCGGGCGCACCGGGGCCGTCCTCGCCGGAGAGCGCCACGTGGCGCATCGGCGTGGAGGTGAGAGCGCGCCTCGTCGTGGACGGCGCGACCGTCTCGGAGCGGACCGTCCGGCGCGAGACCGACTACCTCGCAGGCGTGGGCGCCGACGCGCTCGAGACGGAGGGGCGCCGCGCGCTCGCGCTCCGCCGGGTGACGGAGGAGGCGGCGCGCGAGCTCCTGCGCGCGTTCGAGCGGTAG
- the leuS gene encoding leucine--tRNA ligase: MSMNERYEPQSIEPRWQSRWEEAGAFRAGRRPDAEKRYVLEMFPYPSGAMHMGHARVYTIGDALARHLRMRGHDVLHPIGFDALGLPAENAAIKDGRHPEERTRENIVAFRAEMKKLGYAFDWDREVVTADPSYYRWNQWFFLRMLELGIVYRREGKANWCTGCATVIANEQVVDDTCERCGSPVVEKVIPEWAFRITAFAQDLLDGLDRLTEWPERITTMQRNWIGKSVGAEVDFILAGGRGEAAPPGLPIKVFTTRVDTIYGCTYVVLAPEHPLVERITVPERQAEVRAFVERMRRTEAAERTGESAPKEGVFTGAHAVNPYTGEQVPVWIANFVLAEYGTGAVMSVPAHDQRDFEFARKYGLPIRVVIQPAKGEKLPAGEALAQAFTEDGVLEGSGSATGLASAQAREKLAAEAQARGFGQPTVRWHLRDWGFSRQRYWGTPIPIVYCPDHGAVPVPEDQLPVTLPKEAIITGTGEPPLAKVPSFVNTTCPRCGKPARREVDTMDTFVDSSWYYARYLSPKDDTRPFDPAEAARWLPVDVYVGGPEHAVMHLLYFRFWHRVMHRLGLVREDEPCKRLVTQGIVNGPDGRKMSKRWGNVVAPGPMVARFGADTVRLFMLFAAPPEKDIDWSDEQVDGMFRFLARVWRIFHARQECFRAPEAALAQAQGDFLELRRRTHRTIKRVTEGLEGELKFNTSIAALMELVNALYQLEPKSEPEQAAVREALLAVATLLAPFAPHAAEELWHEVLGPAARERLLAEAPWPSFEPALVAADVVTIAVQVNGKLRGEVQAPVAAGEAEVRALAEGEERVRAHLDGKTVRKVVFVPKRLINFVVG; the protein is encoded by the coding sequence GCTCGAGATGTTCCCGTATCCCTCCGGCGCGATGCACATGGGCCACGCGCGCGTGTACACCATCGGCGACGCGCTGGCGCGCCACCTGCGCATGCGCGGGCACGACGTGCTCCACCCCATCGGCTTCGACGCCCTCGGGCTGCCGGCCGAGAACGCCGCCATCAAGGACGGGCGCCACCCCGAGGAGCGGACGCGCGAGAACATCGTGGCGTTCCGGGCCGAGATGAAGAAGCTCGGCTACGCCTTCGACTGGGACCGCGAGGTCGTCACCGCCGACCCGTCCTACTACCGCTGGAATCAGTGGTTCTTCCTCAGGATGCTGGAGCTGGGCATCGTCTACCGGCGCGAGGGGAAGGCGAACTGGTGCACCGGCTGCGCGACCGTCATCGCGAACGAGCAGGTGGTCGACGACACCTGCGAGCGCTGCGGCTCGCCGGTGGTGGAGAAGGTGATCCCCGAGTGGGCGTTCCGGATCACCGCCTTCGCGCAGGACCTGCTCGACGGGCTCGACCGCCTCACCGAGTGGCCCGAGCGCATCACCACGATGCAGCGGAACTGGATCGGCAAGAGCGTCGGCGCGGAGGTGGACTTCATCCTCGCCGGAGGGCGCGGTGAGGCGGCGCCCCCCGGACTCCCGATCAAGGTCTTCACGACGCGCGTCGACACCATCTACGGCTGCACCTACGTCGTGCTCGCGCCGGAGCACCCGCTCGTCGAGCGGATCACCGTCCCCGAGCGCCAGGCCGAGGTGCGCGCGTTCGTCGAGCGCATGCGAAGGACCGAGGCCGCGGAGCGGACCGGCGAGAGCGCGCCCAAGGAGGGCGTCTTCACCGGCGCGCACGCGGTGAACCCGTACACCGGCGAGCAGGTCCCGGTCTGGATCGCGAACTTCGTGCTCGCCGAGTACGGCACGGGCGCCGTGATGAGCGTGCCCGCCCACGACCAGCGCGACTTCGAGTTCGCGCGGAAGTACGGCCTGCCGATCCGCGTCGTCATCCAGCCGGCGAAGGGGGAGAAGCTCCCCGCCGGCGAGGCGCTGGCGCAGGCGTTCACGGAGGACGGGGTGCTCGAGGGCTCGGGCAGCGCGACCGGCCTCGCGAGCGCGCAGGCGCGCGAGAAGCTCGCCGCGGAGGCGCAGGCGCGCGGCTTCGGCCAGCCGACGGTCCGCTGGCACCTGCGCGACTGGGGCTTCTCGCGGCAGCGCTACTGGGGCACGCCGATCCCGATCGTCTACTGCCCGGATCACGGGGCGGTGCCCGTCCCCGAGGACCAGCTCCCCGTCACGCTGCCGAAGGAGGCGATCATCACCGGCACCGGCGAGCCGCCCCTCGCGAAGGTCCCGTCGTTCGTGAACACCACCTGCCCGCGCTGCGGCAAGCCCGCCAGGCGCGAGGTGGACACGATGGACACCTTCGTCGACTCGTCCTGGTACTACGCGCGCTACCTCTCGCCGAAGGACGACACGCGCCCGTTCGACCCCGCGGAGGCGGCGCGCTGGCTTCCGGTGGACGTGTACGTGGGCGGGCCCGAGCACGCCGTCATGCACCTGCTGTACTTCCGGTTCTGGCACCGGGTGATGCACCGGCTCGGGCTGGTCCGCGAGGACGAGCCGTGCAAGCGGCTCGTGACCCAGGGCATCGTGAACGGCCCCGACGGCCGCAAGATGTCGAAGCGCTGGGGCAACGTGGTGGCGCCGGGGCCGATGGTGGCGCGCTTCGGCGCCGACACGGTCCGGCTCTTCATGCTCTTCGCGGCGCCTCCCGAGAAGGACATCGACTGGTCCGACGAGCAGGTCGACGGGATGTTCCGCTTCCTCGCCCGCGTCTGGCGGATCTTCCACGCGCGCCAGGAGTGCTTCCGCGCCCCCGAGGCGGCGCTCGCGCAGGCGCAGGGGGACTTCCTCGAGCTGCGCCGCAGGACGCACCGGACCATCAAGCGCGTGACGGAGGGGCTCGAAGGCGAGCTGAAGTTCAACACCAGCATCGCCGCCCTCATGGAGCTCGTGAACGCGCTCTACCAGCTCGAGCCCAAGAGCGAGCCGGAGCAGGCCGCCGTCCGCGAGGCCCTCCTCGCCGTGGCGACCCTGCTCGCCCCGTTCGCGCCGCATGCGGCGGAGGAGCTCTGGCACGAGGTGCTCGGGCCGGCCGCTCGCGAGCGGCTGCTCGCCGAGGCGCCGTGGCCCTCGTTCGAGCCGGCGCTGGTGGCCGCGGACGTCGTCACCATCGCGGTCCAGGTGAACGGCAAGCTGCGCGGCGAGGTGCAGGCGCCCGTGGCGGCCGGCGAGGCGGAGGTCCGCGCCCTCGCCGAGGGCGAGGAGCGGGTGCGGGCGCACCTCGACGGCAAGACCGTTCGCAAGGTGGTCTTCGTGCCGAAGCGGCTCATCAATTTCGTGGTGGGGTAG